GTAGGCCGGTTCGCCGGTCGGACGCAGCACCTGCAGGAAGCCGGCGCCCGAGATGGCGACGTCGAGCGGCTGGCTGGTGGTTTGCAGGTTACCGTTGGTGAAGGCCTTCTGGGTGCCGACGACGCGCACGCCGTTGCCGAGCTGGACGCCGCCGTTGACGGTGTTGTCGGCATTCTGGGCGCCCGGCTGCGAATCGACCTGGTAGAACAGGTCTTCGAACACGACGCGGTCGCGCTTGTAGCCGACGGTGTTGACGTTGGCCAGGTTGTTGGCGATGGCCTGCAGCTTGGCATCCTGTGCCTGCACGCCGGTCTTGCTGATCCACATTGCTGGATTCATGGTTGCTCCCTAATTAAATGTGCTGGCGGCTCAGGCGCCGATGAGGCGGTTGCCCGATTCGTTCATGCTGTCGCTGGCCTTGAACATCTTCATCTGCAGTTCGAAGCTGCGGTTCAGGCTCATCACGGCCACCATCTCTTCCACCGCCGAGACGTTGCTGCCCTCGAGGGCGCCGCCGCGCACGGTGACGTTCGGGTCCGCGGCCAGCGGTTCGCCGTCGCGCGGCACGATCAGGCCGGACTCGTTCTTGGCCAGCTGGGCGCCTTCGGCGCTGACCAGTCGCAGGCGGTCGATGATCTGGGTGATGGTGCCGCCTTCGGGCAGCACCGAGATGGTGCCGTCCTTGGCGATGTCGACCGCGGTGTGCGGCGGCAGCACGATCGGCCCGCCTTCGCCCAGCAGCGGCCGGCCGCCCACCGTCAGCGCGCCATCGGCGTCGATGGCGATGGCGCCGGCACGGGTGTACGCTTCGCCCTCACCGAACTCGACCGCCAGGTAGCCGTTGCCGTTGACGGCCACGTCCAGCGCGCGGCCGGTGTCGCGCACCGTGCCGTTGCGGGTCGAGACGGCATCGGCCACGCCGCGCGACAGGTGCACGTCGTCGTAGCCATAGCCGGCCAGCGCCTGGGTCGATGCGAGCTCGATATTGGCGCGAAAGCCGGGCGTGTCGGCATTGGCCAGGTTGTTGGCGCGCACCTGCTGTGCGTGCAGGGTGCGCTGGGCGGCGCTGACGGCGGTGAAGATGAACTTGTCCATGGCCTGTGCTTACAGCGCCTGCATCAGCGACTGCATCATCTGGTTCTCGGCGGTGATCACCTTCGAGTTGGCCTGGTAGTTGCGCTGCGAGGTCATCAGGCCGACCAGTTCCGCCGTGATGTCCACGTTCGAGCCTTCCAGCGAACCCTTGGACAGCTTGCCGGCCAGGCCGACGCCCGGCGTGGAATACAGCGGCGCGCCCGAGTTGGCGTTGGCGATCCACGAGGTGTCGCTGGTCGGGACCAGGCTGCTTTCGTCCGGGAAGGTGGCGAGCGCCACGGTGCCCACGACCTGCTGCTGTTCGTTGCTGTACTTGGCGACGATGGAACCGTCCTCGGCCATCTCGACGCCGACGAAGGTGCCCGAGGAGTAGCCGTTGGCGCGGTTGGTGTTATTGGTCGCCGCACCGCCGAACTTGGTGGTGGTGGCGTAGTCGAAGGTGAACACGAGCGGCTCGGCGCCGGGCGCGTTGATCGTCAGCGCCGGCCCGGTCGTCCCGCCTGCCTCGATGCGGCCATTCAGGTCGAATTCCAGGTCGAAGGTGGCGGCGGCCACGGGCTCCGCGCCGTTCAGGCTGTAGCGCACCGTGACGACATCGTCGTCCGTCTTGAGGAAGTATTGCGACACCGTGTGCTCGGTGCCCAGCGAATCGTAGACCACCGACTGCTTGACCATGCTGTAGGTGTTGGCGTCCTCGAAGTCGAAGTCGTCGGCATCCTTGACCGGCCAGTCGTTCGACATATTGCCCGAGTAGGCGACGCGGGTGCTGGCCACGGCCGGAATCTGGCCGGTCGGGATGGAAATGTCGCCCATGGCGCCCATCACGCCATTCTCGGTCTTGCCATAGCCCTGCACGCGCTTGCCGGTGGCGTCGATCAGGAAGCCGTCGGCATTGGTGTTGAAGATGCCGACGCGCGAGTACGAGACCACGCCCTGGGCGTCGCGGCTGGTAAAGAAGCCGCGGCCGAGGATGGCGGCGTCGAGGCCGCGGCCGGTGGTCTGCAGGCTGCCGTTCTTGCCGATGTCCTGGGTCAGCGAGCCCACCTGCACGCCATTGGCCATGTCGCCCGCATAGACCGAAGCGAAGTTGGCGCGGCTGCCCTTGAAGCCATAGGTGCCGGCGTTGGCGATATTGTTCGACAGGGTGTTCAGCTGCTCGTTGATGGCCTGGATGCCCGACAGGGCGATATTGAAGCTCATGGGGAATCCTTCGATTAGTTGGTGAACGCCAGGTCGGCGGATTTGTCTTTGCCGTGGAAACCGGTGATCCAGCCCGGCTCGACTTCGCCGACGCCGGCCACCTGCATCAGGATGCCGCCGTTGGCGTCGAGGCGCACGCTGTTCAGGCGGCCATTGATTTCGATCGCGGGCTTGGTGCCGTCCGACGCTTCGGCGGCAATGCTGTACTTGCCGGGCGGCAGGCCGAGCTTGGCCGGGTCGATGGTGAATTCCTGGCCGCCGATGCCGTGCGGCGGCAGTTCGATCCTAGTCTGCTTGCCGGCCACGTCGGTCAGGATGACGTGGGTCAGGGGGCTGGCGCCTTCGAGCCGCACATTGCCGCTGATCGCGGTATCGCCCAGTTCGACGCGGCTGGTCTCGACCGAGACCTGGCTGCCGACCTGGCCGCCCATCGTCAGCACCTGCAGGCTCTGCAGCATGGCGGCGCTGGCGGCCGTGGTCTGGGTCATGTTTTCCAGCGCCTCGGTCTGCGACAGCTGCGACAGCTGGTTCACGAAAGTGGCCGGATCGGAGGGCGCCAGTGGATCCTGGTTGCGGATCTGCGCGACCAGCAGCTTGGTGAACATGTCCTTGTTCTCGCTCATCGGCACGCCGGGCGGACGCTCGTTGCCGTAGTTGGCGCCGAAGCCGAAGTTGGTATTGGTGGTGACCATGATCAGCTTTCTCCCATGCGGATCAGGGACTGCTGCATCGACTTGATGCGGCCCATGACCTCGACGTTGGTTTCGAAGGCGCGCGAGGCGGCCATCATGTCGGCCATCTCGGCCACTTCATTGACGTTGGCGTAGAACACCATGCCGTCGGCGTCGGCCAGCGGATTGTCCGGCTCGTGCACGCGGCGCAGCGGTTCGCTCGACTGCACCACGTCCAGCACGGCCACCTTGGCCACGCCTTGGCCGTCGAGCATGGCGGAAAACACGGGCTTCCTGGCGCGGTAGGCCTCGGCCTCGGTAGTGGCCACGGCATTCGCATTGGCCAGGTTGCTGGCGATCGTGTTCATGCGCACGGTCTGGGCCGCCATGGCCGAACCAGCGATGAGGGAAATGTCCTTGAAACCCATTCAGCGCTCCTTATTGGCCGGTGATGGCTTTGTTCAGGCCGCGCAGCTTCATATTGATGAAGGTCAGGCTGGTCTGGAAATCGGAAGCGTTCTGAGAGAAGGCCGCCTGCTCGACGCCGATCTCGACGGTATTGCCGTCGGCGCTGGGGTGATAGGGCACGCGGAACAGCGGTCCGTCCTCGGAAAGCGTGGGGGCGCCATCCTCGGCATCCATCCGGTCCTGCAGCACGGCGGCGAAGTCGATGTCGCGCGCCGTATAGCCCGGCGTGCTTTCGTTGGCGATGTTCGCGGCCAGCACGCGGGTGCGTTCGGCGCGCAGCTGGAGCGCGTCGGCGCTGACGCCGAGTGCTTCCTTGAAATTAATCGACATGGCGATTCTCCAGTGAACTGCAGTGAGTTTGGTTAGAATGGGTCTTTCCGCCTGACCCGTATTGTCCAATGATAGATTTCCGTAGGGCAACTATTAGTATTGTAACCTGTCTGTTGTGCACCACAGCGTGGTCGGCGCAAACTCTTTCCGTACAGATAGAAAACGCGGCGCGCGAGCAGCTCGAGAAGGGCGCCGATGCCCTCGGGCTGGGCGATCCGCAGTTCGACCTGGCCGTGTCCAGCAGCCGCCCGCCGCCCGAATGCAAGGGGGAAGTCAGCATCGAAGCGGTCGACGTGCGCCAGCCGGCGCGCATGCGTTTCGTCGCGCGCTGCCCGGACGGCAAGGGCTGGCGCCACGACTTCGTGGTGCGCGCGCGCATCTCGGCGCTGGTGGCGGTGACGGCGGTCCCGGTGGCGGCCAACCGCGAACTGGTCGAGTCCGACGTCACGCTCGAGCGGCGCGACATCACCCAGGTGCGCGACCCGATCGGCATGCTGGAGGAAGCGGTCGGCCAGTCCAGCCGGCGCAGCCTGCGCGCGGGCGAAGTCCTGCGCGCCAGCCAGCTGGTGGCGCCGATCGCCGTCAAGCGCGGCGACGCCGTGGTCATGACCGCGCGCCAGGACGGCATCGAAGTCAGCATGGCAGGCGAGGCGCTCGACGCCGGCGCGCGCGGCGCCGTGGTGCGGGTCAAGAACAGCGCCAGCGGCCAGGTGGTGCGCATGCGCGTGCTGGGCGCCGGCGCCGTGCAGCCGATCGATATGCCGCTGGGCGAGTAAGGCTTCATTCCCTGTTCCCCTGGAGGCCGGCCGCGATGCGCGCCAGCTTGGCCGCATAGCCCGGATCGGTCGCATAGCCGCCGCGCGCCAGTCCCTCGGCGAAAGCCCGGGCATCGCCGCCGGTGTTCAGGGCGCCGCGATAGCGCGGGTTGTCGCTCAACACGCGCGCATAGTCCTGGAATGCGCTGGCGGCGTCCGGATAGGCGCGGAAGCGTTCGCGTGTCTTGATGGCGGCGCCGTTCACGTATTCGGTGGTGGTCGATTCGCCGCTGGCGCCCTCCCAGCTGGCGCCGGCCTTGATCCCGAACAGGTTGTGGCTGCTCGCGCCTTCCGCCGTGCGCAGCGGGCGCTGGCCCCAGCCCGATTCCAGCGCGGCGTGGGCCTGCACCAGTTCAGGCGCCACGCCCAGGCGTTCGGCCGCCTGGCGCGCCCAGGGGGCGATGCTGTCCAAAAACGCCTGCTGCTCGGGCGTGCCGGCGGCCGCCGCATCGACGCCATGTTCTTCAGGGTTCATGATGAGGCCTTGCGCGCGCAGGCGCAGCATGGCGCCTTCGGCGCTCAGGCTGCTGGCCGCGCCGCCATCCGTGTCGCCATGCTGGATGTAGGCGTTCACTTCGTCTTGCAGTTCGCTGAACAGGCGGCCGAAGCTGGCGTCGCCGCCGCCCAGGGCGGCGGTCGGGCGGGTAGCAATGGTCGCCGCGGTCGCCGCCGTCGGCGCGATCGTGAAATCAGCGTGGCGCATAGGTGCCATCCTCGCCGTGCAACACGCGCTGCATCGTGGAATATTGGTCGGCCAGCAGCTGGCCGTTGCGGGCGGTCGCTTCCTTGCAGGCGCGCACGATGCCTTCCAGCTCGCGCCAGCCCGCCTCGAACACCACGCGCGCGGCCGGGACGAGGCTGGCCATGTACTGGTCCATCGTGGCCTGCGGGCCGAGCAGGGCGCGCACCAGTTGCAGGCGCTGCTGGCGCCGCGCTTCCATGTTTTCCAGTAGCGGCGCCAGGCCGTCGGCCAGCGCGGTCAGCTCGGCGCTGCGATGTCGCACGGCGGCCTCGAACTGCTTTTCGAGCAGGGTGTGGATGGTGGCGGCCTCGGCCAGGTCGAGGTTTACGCCCTCGAGCAGCAGGCCATTGGCCTGGGCGCGGGTCAGGGTCGCCATGCTAGCGGCCTCCGTGGAATTTCTGGATCAGGCCCGCCAGCCGGCCCGGGTCGAACGGCAGTTCGCCGCGCGCCAGCGCATCGCGCAGCTCGGCCACGCGGGCGGCGTCGAAGTCGGGCATGGCGCGCAGCGCTTCGGCCGCCGGTTTCAGGACTTCGGACTGCAAGGCGGCGTTGGGCGCCGCCGGGGCGTCGAGCTGGACCGGGGCCGGCGCGGCCTGGCCGCCGGCGCTGACGGTAGCGACGGCGCCGCTGGATGAGCCTGTGATTTTCATGCGGTTACCTCGGGATTTGGCGTGGATCGTCATGGCGTTTTCGGCAGTTGGCCGCGCAGTTCTTCCAGCGCGGCCGCGTCCGGCATGGTGACGGTGGCGCCGCTGCCCAGCGCCGTGCCGTTGCTGCCGGGGGCGCCGAACATGCTCGCCACCGCGCGCGACTGGGCGCTGGTCAGGATCAGGAGTTCGATGCGGCGGTTCATGCCACCCAGCGGGTCGTCCGGATGCAGCGGGCCGCGGTCGGCCATGCCCACCACCTGCAGGATGGTGGAACTTTGCATGCCGCCGGTGAGCAACTGGGCGCGCGCGGCCAGCGCGCGGTCGGTCGACAGCGCCCAGTTCGAGTAGCCGCCCTTGTCGGGGCCGGCATAGCGGCTGGAATCGGTGTGGCCGACGATCAGCATCTGGTTGCGCATCTGGGCGAACAGCGGGCCCATCTTTTGCAGCAGGCGCGCGAAGCGGCCGGTGGGCAGCGCGCTGCCGCGCATGAACATGCCCTGTTGATCGGTATCGTGCAGCATCACGCGCAAGCCATAGGGCGTGACGACGGTGGCCAGGTTGGCGGCCAGGCCGGCGTTCACCGACAGTTCGGTCAGCGCCTTCGACAGGGCGGCCAGGTCGGACGGCGTCTCGTAGGCGACCTTCGGCGCGCTCGGGCTGCCCGGATTGCTGGTGCCGGCATTGCCGGTGCGCGGCACCTCGAAGCGCTCGATCAGGCTGCCGCTCGGCTCGCTGGCGATGGCCGGCTTCTGGCCTTGTCCCTCGAGCATGCCGCTGTCGGTGGCGTCGCGCACGATCGCCTTCAGGTTCTGCTGCTCGCGCGCGGCGATCAGCCACAGCACCAGGAACAGGGCCATCAGCGCCAGGCAGAAGTCGGCGAACGCGACTTTCCAGGCGCCGCCGTGCTCGTCGTGCTGGTGCTTGCCGCCGCCGCGCTTGACGATGGTCGATTCGTGCTTGTCGTTCGGTTTCGACACGTGTTACCCCGTCATGCGGTCGCTGCCGCGGCGCCGCTTGTTCTGCGATTCGTCCTCGCCGCCCATGGCGTTGATCCACTGTTCCAGTTGGGCGAAGCTGGGCTTGGTATTGAGCTGGATCAGGCGCCGCCCGGCGTCGATCGCCAGCAGGGCCGGCTTGCCGGCCACGTGGGTGCACAGCACCACCTTCACTGTCTCCATGGTCGAGGCGTCGGAATTCACGGTCTGCTTCATCAGGTTGGCCAGCGGCTCCAGCACGCCGTAGCAGAAGAAGATGCCGATGAAGGTGCCGACCATGGCCGCGCCGACCTTCTCGGCGATCTCGCCCGAATCGGCGCCGCCCGAGACCGAGAACATGGCCATCACGATGCCCAGCACCGCGGCCAGGATGCCGAAGCCCGGCATCGCCTCGGCGATCTTCTGCAGCGATTTCGAGGGCTGGGTCAGCTCTTCGTGGATGGCTTCCAGTTCCTGCTCCAGCACGCCTTCGAGCTCATGGGCGTTGATCTTGCCCATCGCCATCAGGCGGAAATTGTCGACGATGAAGGCCAGCAGCTTCGGTTCGTCCAGGATCAGCGGATAGCGCTGGAACAGCGGGCTTTCGGCCGGCGCCTCGACGTGGGCGTCCAGGGCCTTCAGGCCGCCGGCCGCGGTCTGCAGCAGTTCGTACATCAGGAGCAGCAGCTGGCGCTGGAATTCCGAATCGTGCTTCTTGCGCGCCGCCACTTTCTTGAGCTGGTGTCCCATCTCGGCCAGCACGTGCCGCGGATTGCCCAGCACCAGGGCGCCCAGGGCGGCGCCGCCGATGATCAGGATCTCGACCGGGTGGAAGATCGCGGAGAAGGTGCCTCCCATCATCGTGAAACCGCCGAAGACGGCGCCGAGCACGATGGCGATACCGAGTAGTTGCTGCATGACGTAGGCCTTTCTGGCTTTTCTCTGTTATTCGGTTCAGTCGCGCTGCAGCGCGGCCTTCATCTTGGCCAGCGCGCTCTTGTTGAGCTGGCAGACACGGGCGTCGGACAGGTCGAGCACGGCGGCGATTTCCTTGTAGCTCAATTCGAACTCGTAGATCATCTGGATCACGCGCTGCTCCTTTTCGTTGAGGCTCGACAGCACCTGTTCCAGGCTGCGCCGCACCATGAACTGCTCTTCGGGCCCGGGGGCATGGTGGGCTTCGGCGACCGCTTCCTGCAGCATTTCATCGAAACTCAGCATTTCCTCGGCGCTGTCGTCGAGCAGATACTGTCGATACGCTTCGGCGGACAGGCCCAGCGCCTGCGCCGCTTCCTTCTCGTTCGGCTCGCGCCCCAGGCTGCGGGTCAGAGCGCGCAAGGCGTCGCGCTGGCGGTGGCTGTCCTGGCGCACGGCGCGCGGACGCCAATCCTGGCGCCGCAGCTCGTCGAGGATGGCGCCGCGCACGCGCAGCGCCGCATAGCTCGAAAAGCCGGTATCCGGCTGGCCGTAGCGGCGCAGCGCCTCCAGCAGGCCCATCAGGCCGATCTGTTCCATGTCGTCGCGCCCCAGCGCGCCCGAGACCTGGCTGCCGAGCTGGCGCGCGATGCGCTTGACCAGCGGCGCATAGGCCAGCAGGTGGCGTCCCTCTTCCTGCGCGCTCATGCCGGATGCGGCCTGCGCCTCGCCATATTCGGCATAGGCGGCGCCGGGGGCGACGTCGAGGTAGTCGGTCATATAGGCCACGTGGTCACCTGGCGGATCGCGTCACTCGATGATCAGCTTGCCGACCATGACTTCGGAAAACGGCTTGATGTGGTTTTCCTTTTCATAGTTGGCGTTGAATACCTTGTTCAGCTCGGACGCGTACTGGTCCACCGTCATCGCCGAGGCCTCGGCCAGCGTGCGCGCCGACAGCGCCGACACGGCGATGCTGCGCAGCAGCGGCAGCTGTTCCTTGGCTTCCTTCTCCTCGGCCGGGGTGGTGGCCAGCACCAGGTCGACCGACAGGTAGTGCGCGGCCTGGTCGTTCGGCGCGCGGCGCAGCATGACGATCACCTTGTCCAGCGTGACGTACTTGGTCGGTTTCTTTTCCGGAGCCGGCCGGGCTTCGGCGCCGGCGGCCGGGGCCGGGCTCATGTACCACATGGCGCCGCCCGCGGCGGCGGCGGCCGCCACGGCGACAGCGGCGAAGGCGATGATCAGTTTTGCTTTCATGGTCGTTCGCGCTCATTCATCGAAAACAGGGAACCGGCGTCGCCGGCATCGTTCAGGGCCAGGCCAGGCGTGCGCTGGCGCTGCTCTTCTTGTTCCTGCTGGCGGCCGCGGCCCTGGGCATCGGCGCCGGGCTGGCCGGACGGCTGCTGGCCGGCCTGGCTGCTGGCCTGGGCGCGCGGGGTCTCGCTCACGCTCACCGCCACGTTGGCGTACTGGCGGCCGGCGAGGTCGTTGCGCAGGCTGTCGCTGACCGTGTTCAGCTGGCGCAGCACCTCGCTATTGGAGGCGGCGATATGCACTTCGAGGTTGCCGCCGCTGTGGCGCACCGAGATGTCGATCCGGCCCAGCATCGGCGGCTCGAGGCGGATCGTCGCCTGTTCTTGCCCGCGGCCGAGCTGCAGCTGGAGCCGCTCGCCGAGCGCTTCGTGCAGGGTCTGGCGCCAGGCGGCCGGCGGGCCGGCGAGGGTCACGCTGTCGGCGCCGCGCATGGTCGCCGCCTGGCCGGTGGCGGCGGCTGCGCCGGTCGTTGGCGTCGTGGCGGTGGCCGTGGACGCGGCGTCGGCGCCATCGGCCTCGGCGGCGACGGTAACGGCTGCCGCCGGCGCGGCCGGGGTCGTGCTTGCTGCGTTTGCCGCCGGTACAGGTGCGGCCGGGGCCGGGGCCGGGGCGTTCGCCATCGCCGCGGCAAGCTCGACACGCGGCGCGGCCGGCGCGGCTGGCGTGGCGGCCGGCAGCGGCAGCGGCAGGGCAGGGACATCGGCGGCGCTGCGGGCGGCGGCCTGTAGCGGCGCGTCGACGTCGGGCGGTGCATCGGTGGCGGCTGCCTGGTCGGCGACGCCGGCCTTGGCGCCCGGCATCGCCATCATCATGGCCGGCAGCGCGGCCGGCGCGGCCTGCGGCGTCATCGCGGCCAGCAGGGCGTCGAGCGCGGGCGCTTCGAGGGCGAGGGTATCGTCCGCCGGCTCGGCCGGGTCTTCCGGCGCGGCCGCAGGGGCCTCGCCGGTTGCCAGCGCCGGATCGACGTCGGGCAGCGCGCCATCCAGGGCGATCCAGTGCTCGAACGGCAGCGTCCCGGCGATCATGGGGGCGGGCAGGCCCGCGAGCGCGGTCGCGGGCGCCGGCTCCTGCGGCGCGCCGGCAACGGCGTTCATGGCGGCGGTCATCGTATTCATCGCGCTATTCATCGAGAAGTTCATCGTGGCGTGCTACCTGATTCGAGTTCGCCCGCGAGGGCATAGGCCATCCAGCCTTCCTTGTTGTCGCGCATCTCGCCCAACTGCGCCTCGAGCTGGGCGGCGGCCGCGGCGGCGGCGCTGGCGGCGCCGTCGTGGGCCGCACGCAGCCTGGCGTGGGCGGCGCGTTCGCGCGCGCTCCAGGCGCCGTGCGCGGCCAGCGCCTGTAGCTGCGGCGCCAGCTCGCGCACGGCGCACTCCAGCAGTTCCCAGTCGGCGCGCGCGCCGGCATCGATCAGGCGCGCGGCCAGGCGCTCGATGGCGGCGCTCCTATCCATTGCGTTCCTGGACGCCTTTCCAGCCCTGGCGGATGGTGGTGAGCACCTGCACCACTTCGTCGACCATGGCGGGATCGAGCTTGATGCCGGCGCCGTGCAGGCGGGTGGCGCAGAAATCGTAGATGCGCGCCAGGTTGGCCACGGTCTCGCCGCCGCTCTCGAAGTCGAGCGAGCTCGACAGGCCATTGATGATCTCGACGCATTTGTCGATGCTGGCGGCCTTGGCTTCATAGCGGCGCGCGACGATGTGGGCGCGGGCGCGCGCCAGTTCGTCGAGCAGGCCGTCGGTCAGCAGCAGCACCAGCTCGACCGGCGAGGCGCGCGAGGTCTGCGCATCCAGGTTGACGGCGTGGTAGCTGCCGTAGGCTTCCTGATAGGACATGGTGGTCTGGCTTTCTTAATTTTTGTCGTTGCCGAACAGGGCGTCGAACAGGGTCACGTTGTAGTTCATCATGCCTTGCATGGTCTGCAGCTCCGTGTACTGGCGCAGGTAGCGGTCGTAGGCGGCCTTGTGCTGCTGGTCGAGCGTGGCCTGGCGGTCCACCAGCCGCGATTGCAGGCTGCCGTTCTGGTCGCGGCGCTGCTTGATCTGGCCGTCGACGGTGTTGCTCCAGGATTTCAGGTATTTGTCGAGTTCGCCGGCGACGCCGGTCGGGGTGCTGGCCGAGGCCGCGCCGATCACCGCGTCCAGGCCGTTCGGGTTGCGCGCCAGCTGGGCCAGCAGGCGGTCGCTGTCCACCTCGAGCGTGCCCTTGCGGTTGGCGATGATGCCGTAGCTGGCCAGCGATTCGCCGCTGCCCGGGCGCAGCAGGGCGGTCAGGCGGTCGTTGAGCGCGCGCACGCCGCCGTCCCTGGCGAAGGCGCCGTCGTCGGCCTTGGTAGCAGGGTCGCCGCCATCGGTCAGCTTGTCGAGGACGGTCCTGAGCTTGTTGAAGGCATCCACGAAGGCCTGCACATTGGCGGTGGTGGCCTTGTCGTCCGGGCCCACGGTCAGCGTGACCGGCGCCGCGCCGCTGGCGTGCGCCTTGGTGAAGGTCATCTTGACGCCGTCGATGGCGGTGAAGGTATTGCTGGCCTGGGTGATCGCGGTGCCGCCTTCGCCGCCGACGTGGATCTCGGCGTCCGCCGCCGCGACCAGGGTGCGCAGGTTGGCGTTGCCCAGCTTGTCCGCCAGCGAATCGGCGCCGATGCTGCCCTGCAGGCCGCTGGCGTCGATGGTGATCTTCGAGGCCAGGCCGGTGTCCTTGGCGGTCAGCACCAGTTCCGAGTTGCCGTTGCCGGTATTGACCACCGAGGCCACGACCTTGCCGGCATTGCCTTCGGCGCTGTTGATGGCGGCCGCCAGCTCGCGCGGGGTCAGGTTGCGCGGGCTGGCGCCGAGGTCGACCTCGAAGCCGGGGGCGCCGCCCATATTGACGTTCAGCTTGCCGCTGACGCCGGTGGCGTTGCCGAGGCCGGCATATGCCACCTGGCTGGCCGCGGCCAGCTGCTTGACGAAGAAGGAATAGGTGCCGGCCGCCGCGGTGGCGCTGGCGCTGGCGCTGCCCATGGCGGTGTCGCCGAAGACCGCCGACTGCGCGTACATGGTCTTGTTCAGGCCGGTGAGCGAGGCCAGGCTGGCCTGGAAGGCGGAGATCGCCGAACTCAGGTCGGACAAGCCTTTCTCGGTGGCGTTGGCGGCCGCCTTGTTGGCCGTCAGGATCTGCTGGCGCGCCAGCGTGTATTTGTCGGCCAGGTCGTTCGCGGTCAGGACCGGATCGAAGGTAGGGGCGGTGATTACAGTTGCCATGAATTGCTCCTTGAATGGTGTGCGTGTGCTTCGCTCATGCCGCGGCCGAGCCGCCCGGTTTTCCGGCCATCCACGATTGGGTGGCGATATCGTCCTCGCGCTTTCTGGTGGCGCGTTCCTGTTCGACTGCCAGCGCATCCTGCTCGCGCACCAGCACCTTGCCCAGCAGCTCGCGCCGCACCCAGGCATCCTTCAGGCGGCCCTGGGCCACCGCCATATTCGCTTCGTGCAGCGCCAGGTCGGTGCGGTGGCTGTCGGCCAGCGCCATCACGCCCTGCTTGTAGGCGCCGCAGTTCAGGGCCAGCGCCGGGTTCAGCGCCAGCTTGGCGCCCGAGGCTCCGCTGCCTTCGGCCAGCAACGCCAGGCGCTCGAGGTTGACCTGGTAGCGCACCCGGGTCGCTTCCTGGCTGGCCAGGTCGGCCTGCAGGCGGTCGACCTGCGTGGTGCGCAGCTGCACCAGCGTGTCCAGGCTGCGGATGGTGTTTTCACGCTTCATGCCATCATCGCCTTCAGGGCGTCGACGCAGCCATCCATCGGCGCTTCCTCGCGCGTGCCCTGGCACAGGAAGGCTTCGATCTGCGGCTGCAACTGCACCGCGCGGTCGGTCTCG
This portion of the Telluria beijingensis genome encodes:
- a CDS encoding flagellar basal body rod protein FlgF, whose amino-acid sequence is MDKFIFTAVSAAQRTLHAQQVRANNLANADTPGFRANIELASTQALAGYGYDDVHLSRGVADAVSTRNGTVRDTGRALDVAVNGNGYLAVEFGEGEAYTRAGAIAIDADGALTVGGRPLLGEGGPIVLPPHTAVDIAKDGTISVLPEGGTITQIIDRLRLVSAEGAQLAKNESGLIVPRDGEPLAADPNVTVRGGALEGSNVSAVEEMVAVMSLNRSFELQMKMFKASDSMNESGNRLIGA
- a CDS encoding flagellar hook protein FlgE; protein product: MSFNIALSGIQAINEQLNTLSNNIANAGTYGFKGSRANFASVYAGDMANGVQVGSLTQDIGKNGSLQTTGRGLDAAILGRGFFTSRDAQGVVSYSRVGIFNTNADGFLIDATGKRVQGYGKTENGVMGAMGDISIPTGQIPAVASTRVAYSGNMSNDWPVKDADDFDFEDANTYSMVKQSVVYDSLGTEHTVSQYFLKTDDDVVTVRYSLNGAEPVAAATFDLEFDLNGRIEAGGTTGPALTINAPGAEPLVFTFDYATTTKFGGAATNNTNRANGYSSGTFVGVEMAEDGSIVAKYSNEQQQVVGTVALATFPDESSLVPTSDTSWIANANSGAPLYSTPGVGLAGKLSKGSLEGSNVDITAELVGLMTSQRNYQANSKVITAENQMMQSLMQAL
- a CDS encoding flagellar hook capping FlgD N-terminal domain-containing protein; translation: MVTTNTNFGFGANYGNERPPGVPMSENKDMFTKLLVAQIRNQDPLAPSDPATFVNQLSQLSQTEALENMTQTTAASAAMLQSLQVLTMGGQVGSQVSVETSRVELGDTAISGNVRLEGASPLTHVILTDVAGKQTRIELPPHGIGGQEFTIDPAKLGLPPGKYSIAAEASDGTKPAIEINGRLNSVRLDANGGILMQVAGVGEVEPGWITGFHGKDKSADLAFTN
- the flgC gene encoding flagellar basal body rod protein FlgC; the encoded protein is MGFKDISLIAGSAMAAQTVRMNTIASNLANANAVATTEAEAYRARKPVFSAMLDGQGVAKVAVLDVVQSSEPLRRVHEPDNPLADADGMVFYANVNEVAEMADMMAASRAFETNVEVMGRIKSMQQSLIRMGES
- the flgB gene encoding flagellar basal body rod protein FlgB, which codes for MSINFKEALGVSADALQLRAERTRVLAANIANESTPGYTARDIDFAAVLQDRMDAEDGAPTLSEDGPLFRVPYHPSADGNTVEIGVEQAAFSQNASDFQTSLTFINMKLRGLNKAITGQ
- the flgA gene encoding flagellar basal body P-ring formation chaperone FlgA, yielding MCTTAWSAQTLSVQIENAAREQLEKGADALGLGDPQFDLAVSSSRPPPECKGEVSIEAVDVRQPARMRFVARCPDGKGWRHDFVVRARISALVAVTAVPVAANRELVESDVTLERRDITQVRDPIGMLEEAVGQSSRRSLRAGEVLRASQLVAPIAVKRGDAVVMTARQDGIEVSMAGEALDAGARGAVVRVKNSASGQVVRMRVLGAGAVQPIDMPLGE
- a CDS encoding glycoside hydrolase family 73 protein — protein: MRHADFTIAPTAATAATIATRPTAALGGGDASFGRLFSELQDEVNAYIQHGDTDGGAASSLSAEGAMLRLRAQGLIMNPEEHGVDAAAAGTPEQQAFLDSIAPWARQAAERLGVAPELVQAHAALESGWGQRPLRTAEGASSHNLFGIKAGASWEGASGESTTTEYVNGAAIKTRERFRAYPDAASAFQDYARVLSDNPRYRGALNTGGDARAFAEGLARGGYATDPGYAAKLARIAAGLQGNRE
- the flgN gene encoding flagellar export chaperone FlgN, producing the protein MATLTRAQANGLLLEGVNLDLAEAATIHTLLEKQFEAAVRHRSAELTALADGLAPLLENMEARRQQRLQLVRALLGPQATMDQYMASLVPAARVVFEAGWRELEGIVRACKEATARNGQLLADQYSTMQRVLHGEDGTYAPR
- the flgM gene encoding flagellar biosynthesis anti-sigma factor FlgM, yielding MKITGSSSGAVATVSAGGQAAPAPVQLDAPAAPNAALQSEVLKPAAEALRAMPDFDAARVAELRDALARGELPFDPGRLAGLIQKFHGGR
- a CDS encoding flagellar motor protein MotB, encoding MSKPNDKHESTIVKRGGGKHQHDEHGGAWKVAFADFCLALMALFLVLWLIAAREQQNLKAIVRDATDSGMLEGQGQKPAIASEPSGSLIERFEVPRTGNAGTSNPGSPSAPKVAYETPSDLAALSKALTELSVNAGLAANLATVVTPYGLRVMLHDTDQQGMFMRGSALPTGRFARLLQKMGPLFAQMRNQMLIVGHTDSSRYAGPDKGGYSNWALSTDRALAARAQLLTGGMQSSTILQVVGMADRGPLHPDDPLGGMNRRIELLILTSAQSRAVASMFGAPGSNGTALGSGATVTMPDAAALEELRGQLPKTP